The DNA sequence AAGCACCGCAAGCGCATCGCGCTGGTTGGCGCCTTACTGGCCTTGGGCGCGCCGTTGGCGCATGCCGGCCCGGAACAGGATACCGAGCAGGCCGAGAAGGAATTCGCTCGCGGCAATCTGGTGGTATCGATGTCGCTATGGCGCAAGGCTGCCGGCGAGGGGTATGCCCCGGCACAGGCGCGGCTGGGCGACATTCTCGACAAAGCCGAGGAAGACGTAGATGCGGTGAGCTGGTACCGCAAGGCGGCCGACCAGGGTAACGCGGCCGGAGAATTCGGACTGGGCCTCATGTATGGCAAGGGGGAGGGCGTCCAGCGCGATGAAGCGCAGGCGCGCAAGTACATCTCACTGGCCGCCGGGAGGGACTACCTGCCGGCCGTGATCGTGATGGTCGACATGTACAAGAGCGGTACCTTGGGCACTACACCGGACCTCGCCGAGAGCGCCAAGTGGAAAGCGAAGGCGGATGAGCTGCGCGCGAAGGAAGCGGCACTCGCCAAGGCGAAGGAGGGTGACAAGTGATCCCGAAATTGAGAATAGGCAAGTGCAATATTGAGAAATTGTCGCGCGCATCGCTGGTGCTCGCGACGGTGGCGGTGGCATTGCTTTCAGCCGGCTTCAGCAGCGGGCTGTACGCCGCAGACCATATCAAGGGGCGCGAGCTTTATGAAAGAAACTGCATGGTCTGCCACGGGCAGGGTGGTCAGAGCGTAATGCCCGGCGTGCCCAATTTCGGCCGCGGCGAAGGCGTGCTCAAGCCCGACTTCACTTTGCTGGCCTCGATCCGGAGCGGCAGGAACGCCATGCCTGCATTCCAGGGAATTCTGACTGACCGCGACATCATGGATGTCATCGCTTTCGTAAGGACTTTACATTGATGCGTCAATACAAACTGCTGCTGCTGTCCACTCTCTTTTCCGCCTTTGTCGGCAATGCCGGCGCGCAGGATAGCGCATCTCAGCCAAAGGTGATCGAGACCTTCGGCGTGGGTGACAACGTTTATGTCCGCGCGCTGGCGGTTGAGCCGAAAGCGGGCGCCCTGTGGGTCGGCACCTCGGCCGGCGTGCACGAGATCGATGTTGCCTCCGGCAAGCTGCGCAACACCTTTACGCGCAACAGCGGCCTGGCCAACGAATACGTATTCGCCGTCGGTATCGACAAGGATGGCTACAAGTGGTTCGGCACCAATGCCGGCGGTGTGTCGCGCTACAAGGACGGCAAGTGGAAAACCTTCTTTCCGATGCATGGCCTGGCCGACTACTGGATCTATTCGTTCGCCAGCCAGAAGAACGGCGATTTGTGGATCGGTACCTGGGCCGGCGTGAACGTGGTCGACCTCAAGACGCTGAAGATGCGCACCTACGTCAAGGAGCTGATCAACGAATGGGTGTATGGCATCGACGTCGATGCCCAGGACCGCGTCTGGTTCGGTACCGAGGGCGGCGTATCCATGTTCGACGGCAAGACCTGGAAGTCGTGGACCCATAAGGACGGCCTCGGAGCAGTCAACGAAAAGAAGCTGATGGCGAGCCCCAATACCGGCCTGGGAACGCGTTCGCGCCATGACCTCGGCCTGCGTTCGGAGGACGGCTCGCCTACCTATAACCCGAACTACGTGTTCGCTATCGCTGTCGCGAAGGATCAGACCATCTGGGCCGGCACTTGGGGCGGCGGGGTAGCCCATTTCGACGGCAAGAAATGGAGCAACTTCACCGTCAAGGATGGCTTGGCCGGCGACATCGTGTACAGCATCGTGCAGGATGCCAAGGGCGTGTTCTGGTTCGGCACCAATGGCGGCGTAACCCGCTACGACGGCAAGACCTGGAAGAGCGTCGACACCCGGACCGGGCTGCTCGACAACAACGTCTATGCATTGGCGGTGGCGCCCAACGGCGACATCTGGGCCGGCACCAAGCGCGGCGTCGCGCATCTGGGCCAATCGAAATAAACAGGAGAACAAGAGTGCAATTGAATAAAATGACTTCGGCGATTGTCGGCATTGTCGGCGTTGCGGCCCTGGTGGGCGGCGCCTATTACTTCGGCACCAAGCACGCTTCGCAGCCGACCCCGCCGTCCCTGCCTCAGCTGTCCGCGGGTCCGCTCAAGCCGGGAGCCCTGGCGCCGGCCAATCATGAGGCCATGGGCGGCGTGCAGCCGGTATCGGCGCAAGGCGGACCGGTCCAGCAGGGCAAGGTGCAGATCGATCCGAACGCACGCTATACCCATTTCCGCGTCGGCAACCGCAATGTCAAATCGATCCTGATGGATGGGAAAATTGTCTGGGTCGGCACGTCCGGCGGCGTGGTGCGCTATGACACTACCACGGACGAATACCGCCTGTTCGACTCGCGCAACGGGTTGCTCTCCAACGGTATCTTCCATATCAGCAAGCTGGACGGAAAAATCATGGTCGGCACCTATGGCGGCGGCATGTCGCTGTACGACCAGGAAAAGGACAAATGGGAAAACTTCAACATTCCGGACGGCCTGGGCGACGCTTTCGTCTACGGTGTGCTGAAGGCATCCAACGGCGACGTCTGGGTTGCGACCTGGTCGGGCGCCAACCGTATCCGCGGCGGCGCACTGAAGGATCGTTCCAAGTGGGACCTGTATACGGTGGAAAACACAAAGGGCGGCTTGCCGAACGACTGGGTGTACGGCCTGGCAGAGGGCAAAAACGGCGAGATGTGGCTGGCGACCGAAGGCGGCCTGGCGCGCTTCAAGGATGGCAAGTGGGATAACTGGAACCACGCCAAGGGCCAGGGCGCCGACTATGAAATCGTGAAGAACGACATCAAGTTCAACAATGACCCGGCGCAGCAATCGGTGCACCATGCGCGCCAGAAGCAGGAGATGGGACTGCAGGGTATCAATGTCGCCTATAACCCGAACTACATCGTGTCGATGGTGGTTGACGACGACGGCTCGGTATGGTGCGGCACCTGGGGCGGCGGCCTGGGCCATTTCGATGGCAAGACCTGGCGCAACTACACGGTGAAGGATGGCCTGCCGGGCAACCATATCTTCATGCTGCATCGTGATGTGAACGGCACGATGTGGATCGGCACCAACGAAGGACTGGCCAAGCGCGTAGGCGACAAATTCGAGGTGCTGACCACTGCCGACGGCCTGTTCTCGAACGCCGTGTTCTCGATGGCGACCGGGCCGGGAGGCGACCAGTGGATCGGCAGCTTCGGCGGCGTCACGCATTTCAAGCCGAAGGCGCAGTAATCCATAAAATCTCCCCTCTCGCGCCGGCGGGGGAGGGGAGCCATTTCTTCGAGCATGCATCGCAGTTGACGAAGCGCCGGCAGTAATTCGAAAGTTTTCCATGACCGCCAAATTCGCTCCCCTCCAGAACGACACTTTCCTGCGCGCCTTGCTGCGCCAGCCGACCGAGTACACGCCGCTGTGGCTGATGCGCCAGGCAGGACGCTACCTGCCCGAATACTGCGCCACCCGCCGTCGCGCCGGCTCCTTCCTGGGCTTGGCCAAGAGCCCGGACTTCGCCACCGAAGTCACGCTGCAACCGCTGGATCGCTACGCGCTGGACGCCGCCATCCTGTTTTCCGACATCCTGACCGTGCCCGACGCCATGGGCCTGGGCCTGTATTTCGCCGAAGGCGAAGGCCCGAAATTCGAGCGCCCGCTGCGCGACGAACAGGCGGTCATGGCGCTGCAGGTGCCGCCGCCGGGCGCGCTGCAATACGTGTTCGACGCCGTCACCCAGATCCGCACCGAATTGAATGGCCGGGTGCCGCTGATCGGTTTTTCCGGCAGCCCGTGGACGCTGGCCTGCTACATGGTCGAAGGCGGCGGCTCGGACGACTTCCGCACCGTGAAAACCATGCTGTACAACCGTCCCGACCTGATGCACCACATCCTCAAGACCAATGCGCAAGCGGTGGCGGCTTACCTGAATGCGCAGATCGAGGCGGGCGCGCAGGCGGTGATGATCTTCGACACCTGGGGCGGGGCGCTGGCCGACGGCATTTATCAACAGTTTTCGCTGGCCTACATGCGCGAGGTGGTGGCGCAACTGAAACGCGAGCATGACGGCGTCAAGATCCCGGCGATCGTGTTCACCAAGGGCGGCGGCTTGTGGCTGGAGGAAATCGCCGGCATCGGCGCCGACGCGGTGGGGCTGGACTGGACGGTGAACCTGGGGCAGGCGCGGGCGAAAGTCGGGCACAAGGTGGCGCTGCAGGGCAACCTCGATCCGAACGTGCTGTTTGCCGGCCCCGAGCAGATCCGGGCGCAAGTGCGCAGGCTGCTGGAATCGTTCGGCCAGCCGCAGGCCGGTGCCGGGCACGTGTTCAACCTCGGCCATGGCATTTCGCAATTCACCCCGCCGGAAGCAGTCGCCGTGCTGGTCGACGCCGTGCACCAGATGAGCCGGGAAATGCGCCGGCAAACATGCGCCGCCTGAGCGTCATCCGTCGCTGTGTCGCGTGGCTGCTGCTGTTGCTGCCGCTGTTAAGCGGCTGCGCCCGCAACGAGGCCACTTATCGCACTGAAGGGGAAGTTTTCGGAACCAGGGTGTCGGTGAGCATTTATGGCGAGCCGCAAGCGCGCGCCAATGAACTCGGCCAGCGCGTGATGAACGAGTTCGGACGGCTGCACGACAAGTTCCATGCATGGAAGCCGAGCCAGCTGACGGCACTGAACGATGCCATCGCGCGCGGCGACAGCTTCCAGGCCGATGCCGAAATGGTGGACGTGCTCAAGGCCGCCGCCATGCTGGCGGGGCAGGCTGACAACACCTTCAATCCGGCGATCGGCCACCTGATCCGCCTGTGGGGATTCCAGAGCAGCGACATCGCGCCCCATTCGCCGTCGCCGACGGAAATCAAGCGTTGGGTCGATGCCGATCCCCGCATGTCCGACCTGATATTCGACGGCACCAGGATTTCCAGTCGCAACAAGGCAGTGATGCTCGACTTGGGCGGGTACGCGAAGGGCTATGCGCTGGACCGCGCAGCGCAAATCCTGCGTGCAGAGCATGTTGAGGCGGCGCTGATCAATGTTGGCGGGAACATCCTCGCCATCGGCCGACCGGGTGACCGCCCGTGGAAGGTCGGTATCCAGGATCCGCGAGGTGGCGGCATGGTCGCCGCCGTCGAATTGAATGACAACGAGGCGGTTGGCACCAGCGGCGATTACCAGCGCTACTTCATGAAGGACGGCAAGCGCCATCCGCACATCATCGATCCGCGCACCGGCGAGACGACCGATCTTGTCGCGTCGGTGACGGTCATCACCCGCGGCGGCAATGACGCGGGGACGCGCTCGGACGGTAACTCCAAGCCGCTGTTCATCGTCGGTCCTGGTCACTGGAAGGAAATGGCTGAGAGGCTGGGATTGAAGGAAGTCATGCTCATCGACGCCGAGGGCAATGTGGAACTGACGCAGGAAATGCGTGACCGGATGGAGCGGCAGCCGGCGCACGCCGGATAAAGACGAACAAAAATCCGCCGGCCCTCGTGGCGCGATGGGGAAGATCGCACCACGCCTCGATGCCTGCGGCCGCATAAAAAGTGCCGGGCCGGAGTTCCCGGGGGGAGGATGCAATGCAGGACCAGCCGCTGATTTTTTTTCACCTCAAGCTTGTCGCCAAGGTGGCGCTGACGGCCGGCGTGGCCGCCATGCTGTGCCTGCTGGTGGCGGCGAGTTTTCTCGCCGGCCCCTCCGGATCATCCTACGAAAGCATCATTCGCAACAGCAGCATCACGCGTGCCCAGATGGGACCGGTGATGCTGCTCGCCGGCCTGGTCCTGGTGTCCTTGGTCGGCGTGGTGACCTGGATGATCGCGCTGTACAGCAGCTTTCGTGTCGCTGGACCGTTGTACCGTTTCGCACAGAACGTCAAGCTGGCGATGGCGAGTGACACGGCCGGCCTGGTCAACCTGCGGGCCGGCGATTCGCTCAAGGAGCAGGAACGCCACATCAAGGATGCGGTGTCCGGCCTGCGTGCGCACCACGCCATGCTCGACCGCTTATCCTGGCAAGCATCTTCCGCTCTTGAGCGGGGCGATGCCGACGCCTATGCGGATGCGGTGGCAAGCCTGAAAGCGCTGGATGAAAAAGCCCGCATTTAGCGTACTCGTCGCTCTCTCGCTGCTTCTGGCCCTGTTCGCCGGCGGTTTGCCGTTTGCGATGTTCAACGGCAGCGGCAACCGGCATCTGGAGACGGCCGATTGTGCCACCTGCCACCTTGCTGGCAAGAGCGTCACTCCGCAGCAGGCCGGCATGCTCGTCGCCAGCCAGGAAGTCCTGTGCAGCAAATGCCATCCGGCCGCCATCAAGGTCAGCCATCCGAGCGGATTCCAGCCCAAGACCAGGCCGATCGAGACGTATCCGCTGGACTGGAAGGGCGACCTGACCTGCAGCACCTGCCATGAAGTGCATGCCAGCGGTCACGGCCTGATGCGCGGCACCCGGCGCGGCAAGGACCTGTGTTTCGCCTGCCACGACGCCGAATTTTTCCGCAAGATGCGCGACGGCGGCGCGTCGCTGATGGTCGGGCACCTGAGCAGCGGCATCGACAGCGAAGCGCCGACTCTCGACGTATATTCGCGTCAGTGCATGGAGTGCCACGGCAACAGCGGCGATCCCCGGCTTGCCACTCTGGTCGATCGCAACGGCGTGGTGCGCCATGCCAGCCGTTCGGTGAATCATCCGGTTGGCGCGGATTACCAGAAGGCTGCGGCCTTCGGCGGCTACCGTCCGCGCAAGGCGGTGGAGCGCAAGCTGCTGCTGCCGAGCGGTCTGGTGAGCTGCGTTTCGTGCCACTCCGGCTACCAGAAGGAGCATGGAAAGCTGGTGGTTACCAAGGCGGATTCCAAACTTTGCTACGAATGCCACGACCTATGAGTACCCGCTTCAGACTTGAACGGCTGTTGCCGCCGGCGCTTCGCGCGCGCCAGGACGAACGCCGCCGGCTGCATTACATCGACCACATCATCCAGAAGTGGCTGCTGGTGGCGCTGGTCGTCCTGGAGTGCGCGCTGGTCGGCTTGGCGATGTGGGCGCTGTACCGCTCGCTGGGCGAGATCATCGACGACAACCTCTACCGCGTCCACCTGTCGGACGACATGAAGGTGCTGCCGCGCTTCCTGGCCGAGGGCGTTCGCATACTGCTTGCGGTGGGCGCGGTCAACCTGCTCGCCATCGTGCTGGCGGACCGTATCTGGGCAGTATATGTGCACGGCATCATACGCCGCATGGATGAAATCATGCACAGGGCGCGGGAGCTGGATTTTTCGGAAAATTATGCGGTTCACCACGCCCATGCGGTGCTCGAGCAGGCGGTAAGCTGGCGCCGCGCCGAGGCGGAGCGGCTTGGACGGGTGCGTCGGGAGGTTGCCGCGCTGCCGGCCACGGTGCCTCCTCTGGCGCAAGGACGCGCAGCAGCGCAGGCCGCGCTGGAGCGCATTCGGGAGCATGCGCGCAGCCATGTCGGCTGACCATCCCTTCGCACCACAAACAGCTCATCACCAAGGGCACGGCGGCTGGCAGCCGGTACGGATGCACGCGCCGCACGGCAGGCTGTATGTGCGCGAGGCGCAAGGACGCCACACCCGCTTGCGCTGGGCCTGCGTGTGGGCCACACAGCTGGTGTATTACGGCTTGCCTTGGATGCGCTGGAACGGCAGGCCGGCCGTGCTGTTCGATCTTGCCGCGCGCAAGTTCACGCTGTTCGGACTGGTGCTGTTGCCGCAGGATTTCGTCTATCTCGCTGGCCTGCTGGCGCTGTGCGCTGGCCTGCTGTTTCTCGCCAGCGCCGTTGGTGGGCGCGTCTGGTGCGCCTTCGCCTGTCCGCATACGGTCTATACCGGGATCTTCATGTGGATCGAGAACAGGATCGAGGGCGGTCGCACCGCACGCATGCGCCTTGATGCGCGGCCGCTGTCGCCATCCTCAGTGGCGAAAAAACTGGCCAAGCATGGCGCCTGGCTCCTTCTGGGGGCGTGGACCGGAATCACCCTGGTCGGCTATTTTACGCCCATCACGGCGCTGCTGGACGAACTTGTCGCACTGGACACCGGGCCGTGGGAAAGCCTCTGGATCTGCTTGTACGGCGGGCTGGCATACCTGAATGCCGGATGGATGCGCGAACAGTTCTGCAAGTACATCTGCGCCTATGCGCGCTTCCAGAGCGTGATGTTCGACCGTGACACGTTCGTCATCGGCTACGACCGCCGTCGCGGCGAGCCGCGCGGGCTGCGGAGCAAGCGCCGCGATCCTGGCGCGGCGCGGCAGGGCGATTGCGTCGATTGCACGATCTGCGTGCAGGTGTGCCCGACTGGCATCGATATCCGCAACGGCTTCCAATACGAGTGCATCGATTGCGCCGCCTGCATCGACGCATGCGATGCGGTGATGGACAAGCTCGGCATGGCGCGCGGCCTGATCGGCTACTCTACTGCGACTGCGGTGGAGTGCGGCTGGCCCATGCAGCGGGCGCGGCGTCGCATTTTGCGCCCGCGCGTGCTGGGCTATGCCGTCATCCTGGCTGCCGGGCTCGCACTGTATATTGCCGCGCTGGCATCGCGCCCTACGCTCCGGCTCGACGTGATTCCAGATCGCACGGGTGCGCGACCGGCGGGAGATGGCATGATCGAAAACGCCTACCGCCTGCAGGTCATGAACATGGACGAGCGGCCGCGCCGGGTGCTGGTCACGGTGACCGGGGTGGATGCGACGGTACCGAAAGGGGAATACGACCTCGACGCGGCGAGTTCCCGCATTATCCCGCTGCGCGTGCGCGCACGAGAGGCCGCGCTCAAGCCGGGCTCCACGCGCATCCTGTTCACCCTCGATGCGCTCGATGGCACCCGGACGCGCATAACGGAACAGTCCGTGTTCGTCGTTTCGCAGGGAGGATGAGCCGGTCTTGTCTTAGGGGCATCGCGACGGAGAATTCGTTCGCTAGATGTTGAATTAATTGCTTTTGTTAATTAAAATCATTCTCATTTAAGTTGTGTGTTGTGGAAATATCGGCGGTGAACGCCGGCTTTTTCGTAGACCCCCTCTTTTTGCGGAGGGGTTTTCCTTTCCTCGCAAGCCAGATCGCCTGCCGCGTCATGCCGGGGCAGTGACAGCCAGCGGGTTTTAGTCACGCTACCGGGATGAATATGTCGAATGTAGGGGGGCGCGGCCGCGAGCGCGCATCGCGTGTGGCTGCATGGGCGCTGGTGATGCTGGCCGCCTGCGTTTTGAATGCGTGCGGCGGCGGGGGGAGTGGCGACGGTGCCGCGCAGGATGCGGAGTTGAGCGCGGTTGCGGCGCTTGGCCAGAAAATTTTCAGTGATCCCGGCCTTTCCGCATCGGGAGGGCAATCCTGCGCGAGCTGCCACGATCCGGCCCACGCGCATGCGCAATCCAACGCCGTATCCGTGCAGCTCGGCGGCCCCAATCTCGACATTCCAGGTTTTCGTGCGGTGCCGTCCCTGCGTTACCTCAGCTTCAACCCGGTATTCTCGTTCGACAGCGAGGGCGCCCCGGTCGGCGGCTTCGACCGCGACGGGCGCGCGCAATCGCTGGCCGAGCAGGCCCAGCGTCCGTTCCTGGCGCCGCACGAAATGGCCAACGCCAGCAAGGCCGATATGGTATCCCGCCTGAGGCTCGCCTCCTATGCCGACGAGTTCCGCAAGGTGTTCGGCGGAGCGATCTTCGATAACCCGGACGACGCCTTCGACCGCGCGACATTCGCGCTGCAGCGCTACCAGATCGAGGCTAGCGAATTTCATCCGTTCGATTCCAAGTACGACCTGTTCCTGGCCGGTAAGGTGCAGCTGAGCGCCGCCGAGCTGCGCGGCCTGGCGCTGTTCAACAGCCCGGCCAAGGGAAATTGCGCCGCCTGCCACACGAGCGCGCGCGGCGCCGACGGATCTCCGCCGCTGTTTACCGACTTCAGCTTCGACAACCTGGGCGTGCCGCGCAACACGGCGATTCCGGCCACCTCTGTCGCCAGCTATTTCGACCTCGGTCTGTGCGGTCCCGACCGCACCGACCTGGCGGACCGCAGCGATCTGTGCGGGGCGTTCAAGGTGCCGACCCTGCGCAATGTCGCCACCCGCAAGGTGTTCTTCCATAACGGTCGTTTCAGCACCTTGCGCGACGCGTTGCGGTTCTATGTGCGGCGCGACACCAACCCGGAGGAGTGGTACCCGACGGTGGGCGGCGTGGTGCAGAAGTTCGACGACCTGCCGCAGCAGTATCGCGCCAACGTGAACACCAGCGAGGCGCCGTACAACCGCATGCCCGGCATGGCGCCGGCGCTGTCCGAGGACGAGATCGACGACGTGATCCAGTTCCTCGGCACCCTGAACGACGGCTACAAGATTCAATGATTTTTACCTTATGGGAGCAATGATGAAGAAAAATATCCTGGCGCGAGCCATCCTCGCCGCCTTCGTGGCGGTGCCGACCGTGGCGTTGGCGAGTGAAGCGGAACTGCTGCAGCGCATCGAAAAACTGGCGGCCGAGCTGGAAAAGGTCAAGTCCGAACTGGCGGCCACCAAGCAGAAGACTGACACGGTCGAAAAGCGCCAGGAGACCATTGCAGCTGCGCCGGCCAGCCAGGGATCCGCATCCGGCGCTCCGCAGACAGTGGTGACCGGCTACGGCGAGATCAACTACACCCACCCGACCAAGGACGCCAGCGCCTCGCAGACCGACGTGCGGCGCGCCGTGATCGGCATCCAGCACCGCTTCGACGACAAGACCAAGCTGGTATCGGAATTCGAATTCGAACATGCTGTTGCCTCGAAGGATGACAACGGCGAAGTGGAGGTCGAACAGCTGTACGTCGAGCGCGAATTTGACAACGGCCTGCGTGCCAAGGCTGGCCTGTTCCTGATCCCGGCCGGCTTGCTGAATACAAACCACGAGCCGACGGCCTATTATGGCGTCGAGCGCAATTTCGTAGAAACCGCGATCATCCCGTCGACCTGGCGCGAGGTCGGCGTCGGCCTGTCGTCCACGCTGGAAAACGGGCTGACCTGGGATGTAGGTGTCACTACCGGTTTCGACCTCACCAAATGGGATGCGGCATCGGAAGAAGGACGCGAATCCCCGCTGGGCAGCATCCACCAGGAAGGCCAGCTTGCCAAGTCGCGCGACATGAGCGTGCACGGCGCGCTTAACTGGCGCGGCGTGCCGGGCCTGCTGGTGGGCGGCTCGGTATTCACGGGCAAGATGGGACACAATACCGCTGATTTTGCCGCGAACGGCGCGCGCCTGACTCTGTGGGACTTGCACACGCGCTACACGCCGGGACGTTGGGACTTGTCCGCCGTCTACGCACGCGGCAACATCAGCGGAGTCGATGCCCTCAACCTGATCTCTGCCGCCCAAGGCCAGCCTACGCCGGTTCCATCGTCGTTCGCCGGCTGGTATGCGCAAGCCGCCTACCAGCTCTGGAAGTCGGGCGATTACGCCTTGTCGCCGTTTGCACGCTACGAGCGGTTCAATACCGCCAAGGGGTATACTGCGGTGCCGACGGGCCTGGAAGCGCAAACCGGTCCGGACGAAAAGGTCGTCACCGTCGGTGCGAACTTCAAGGTGGGCGAAGGTGTCGTACTGAAGGCCGATTACCAGAAGTTCTATGAGGATACGACGCGCAACCGCGTGAATCTCGGCCTCGGTTTCGCATTTTAAATTCTCCAGTCGCATATGAAATCGCTCCATCTGGCGACGCTGGCGGCCACGGCTGCCGCCGGCGGATCGGCATTCGCTACCCAGTACCTGACGGTGGAGCAGGCGCAGCGCGCGATGTTCCCCGACGCCACGCGTTTCGCCGACGCCAGCCTGCAGCTGGCGCCGGAGCAGATGCGGCAGGTCGAGAAGCTGGCCGGCTTGCCGGCGCGCTCGGTCAACTGGCGCGTGTTCGCCGCCTACCGCGGCGATGCGCTGCTGGGCCACATGGTGCTCGACGACGTGATCGGGAAATTCGAACTGATTTCCTACGCGGTCGGCGTTAACCCGGACGCCAGCATCAAGCAGGTCGAAATCCTCACCTATCGCGAAAGCCACGGCTTCGAAATCAAGAGCCCGGCCTGGCGCAAGCAGTTCGTCGGCAAGACCGCGCAATCGGGGCTGGCGGTGGGAGAGGGAATCGCCAATATCAGCGGCGCGACCCTGTCGTGCACCCACGTGACCGACGGCGTGAGGCGTATCGCGGCCATCGCCCAGGTGATGCTGAAAAAATGATGCGCCGCGCCCAGCCCTGGTTGGGCACGCTGGTGGATATCACGATTGCCGATTCGCTTGGCGCCGCCGAACTGGCGGCATGCTTCGACGATGCGTTTG is a window from the Noviherbaspirillum sp. UKPF54 genome containing:
- a CDS encoding porin encodes the protein MKKNILARAILAAFVAVPTVALASEAELLQRIEKLAAELEKVKSELAATKQKTDTVEKRQETIAAAPASQGSASGAPQTVVTGYGEINYTHPTKDASASQTDVRRAVIGIQHRFDDKTKLVSEFEFEHAVASKDDNGEVEVEQLYVEREFDNGLRAKAGLFLIPAGLLNTNHEPTAYYGVERNFVETAIIPSTWREVGVGLSSTLENGLTWDVGVTTGFDLTKWDAASEEGRESPLGSIHQEGQLAKSRDMSVHGALNWRGVPGLLVGGSVFTGKMGHNTADFAANGARLTLWDLHTRYTPGRWDLSAVYARGNISGVDALNLISAAQGQPTPVPSSFAGWYAQAAYQLWKSGDYALSPFARYERFNTAKGYTAVPTGLEAQTGPDEKVVTVGANFKVGEGVVLKADYQKFYEDTTRNRVNLGLGFAF
- a CDS encoding FMN-binding protein is translated as MKSLHLATLAATAAAGGSAFATQYLTVEQAQRAMFPDATRFADASLQLAPEQMRQVEKLAGLPARSVNWRVFAAYRGDALLGHMVLDDVIGKFELISYAVGVNPDASIKQVEILTYRESHGFEIKSPAWRKQFVGKTAQSGLAVGEGIANISGATLSCTHVTDGVRRIAAIAQVMLKK